The DNA sequence ACCAGGGGCAGCGCCTGATAGCCGTCGTCCGGCAGCACCACCGCGTCCCCGGAGCGCAGCTGGGAGAAGAGCACCGAGGAGATCGCGGCCATGCCCGAGGCGAACACCAGGGTCTCGGCGCCGTCCCGCCCGGGCGCCTCCAGCTCGCCGATGGCCCGCTCCAGCAGGGTCCACGTCGGGTTCTCGTCCCGGCCGTAGGTGTACGGGCCGGTGGGGTCGCCCGGCAGGTGGAAGTGGGCCGCGAACACGGGGCCGGGCAGGGTCGGCTCGTGCTTGACCGGCTCGGGCAGCCCGGCCCGTACCGCGCGGGTGCCCTCACCGGCTCCGTCCGGCAGCGCCGGCCCGTGGCCCGCGCCCGTCGTCGAATCGTTCATGCCGCCTGTCCTTCCACCTGCTCACGTACCGCGGCGAGCAGTCCGGTGCTCGCCGCCTCCACCATCTCAAGGCACTCGTCGAAACCGTCCGCGCCCCCGTAATAGGGGTCCGGCACGTCGAGGTCGTCGTCGGCCGCGGGGTCGTACGACCGCAGCAGCCGCACCTTGTCCGCGTCCCGCTCCGTGGGGGCCAGGCGGCGCAGCGCCGTGAGGTGCTCCGAGTCGAGCGCGATCACGAGATCGAGACGGGCGAACCAGGACGGATCGAACCGCCGGGCGGTGTGGGCGGTGTCGTAGCCGTTCGCCCGCAGCACGGTCTCCGTGCGGGGGTCGGCTCCCTCGCCCTCGTGCCAGCCGCCCGTAC is a window from the Streptomyces capillispiralis genome containing:
- a CDS encoding low molecular weight protein-tyrosine-phosphatase, whose product is MTYRVCFVCTGNICRSPMAEIVFRARVAEAGLDGAVVVDSAGTGGWHEGEGADPRTETVLRANGYDTAHTARRFDPSWFARLDLVIALDSEHLTALRRLAPTERDADKVRLLRSYDPAADDDLDVPDPYYGGADGFDECLEMVEAASTGLLAAVREQVEGQAA